The following DNA comes from Chitinophaga nivalis.
ACTGGTTACTCATATATGGTAACCTGGGCTTCCCCCGTCTGGGCCTGCAGGGGGCTGCCTGGGGCACGCTGATCACCCGGGTGGTGGTATGTGCCGCTATGGTGCTGGTGATCCTGTTTGCGCCTTTTTATCGCCGTTACATGGCCGTATGGCGCTCGCAATGGAAGGTCAGCGGTAAAACGATGCGGGAGCTGTTGTATATCGGCATTCCTACCAGTTTGCAGGTAACGATGGAGTCTGGCGCATTTGCGGTTTCCGCCATCCTGGTAGGTACCATGGGCGCAGTATCGCTGGCTGCTCACCAGATTGCGATGAGTTGTATGTCTTTTACCTTTATCTTTTCGATGGGCCTGGCCGGCGCCGGCTCTATCAGAACCAGCAATGCCTATGGCGCCGCAGACTGGCGCCGGGTGTTTATCATAGGAAAAGGTACGTTACAGATCGCGCTGGTATTTGGGTTGATTTGTGTGGCTGTTTTTTTATTGTCGAGAAATATCCTGCCACTGGCCTTCAATAATACGGCACAGGTAATATCACTGTCCAGTACTCTCATTCTGTTTGCGGCCATCATGCAGGTGCCGGATGCCATACAGGCCAATGCCGCCGGATTGTTGCGGGGCATCAAGGATGTGTATGTACCTACCGGCTCTATCGCCGTAGCTTATTGGGTGATGGGACTGCCCTGCGGGTATTATTTATCCTTTCACCTGCACATGGGACCTATTGGTATCTGGTTGGGATTCATCATCGGGTTGTCGGTATCTTCCCTGTTGCTGACGTTGCGCTTTTTCAGGATGGAACGGCGGCAGCAGTTACAGCTATAAAAGATTTTTTCCGTGCCATAACCGGTATCCCTTTATATTTGGGCTTTACCCACTAATGGTAGGTTATGGCACAGGATTATACCCCTATTGAAGTGGCGCTGAAAAAGATTTTCGGCGCCGGCGCGATACTGGAAGAAGAAGAATGGGCGGAGTTGCTGCAAATTGCGGAAGTGGTAGTCTGCAAAAAAAATGAAATCATCCTCAAAAGAAATACCCGGGCGGCAGATGTATTGTTTGTAGCAGAGGGCATACTGGCCTCCGCTTTTACGATGAATGACAAAACGGTTATCGGTCGCTTTTTTACGTCCCCGGGTTTATGTACCAACTTCGATAGCCTGGTAAACCAGGCCGTATCGCGGTTTCAGATCATGAGTGTTACGCCTTGTACCATTGTGCGTATACCGGCTGATAAGTTTCTGCATTATTATTATCATGGCCGTAGCCTGGGATTATTGCTGCGCAGCAATGTACTCGGAATTATGGCGGAAGATATCTGGATGACAGATATCAAACTATTGTCTACAAAAGAAGAAATGGTGCTTTTTATGCGGGAGCATTACCCCGATGTAGTGAAGGAGGTACCCTATAAATACATGGCGCAGTTCCTGGGTATTACGGCTGAAGCCTATAGCCGTATCCTGCGCAAAAGCCGTTACCGTAAGTAGACTAAAATCTTAACTACGATCAAGTTTTCAGACCTCCTTCTCCGGTTACCTTTGACGGGTAATTATGCTTAATCAACATTTAAAACGGAGGTCAAATATGAAAACAGCGGAGAATCCCCACGCACACCTGTTTACTGATATCAACGCTTTGTTATCCCGTAAACCACTCCCCATTGAAACGGGTATCCAACGGCTGTCCAATGGTATGCTCCTGGTATCTGTAAGAACG
Coding sequences within:
- a CDS encoding MATE family efflux transporter — translated: MEIQKTLRLAIPLIIGELSQVVLHIIDMAMVGGLGYKHLAAASLVFNVLNIPLVLGIGIAMAVAQTVSMANGRRDGWLVSHYFFNGIVLCLITATIIAVGMELSNGILFHLGQDETVAALAVPFMRVMCVSIIPMLLFIALQQFTDGLERTRTAMLISVAALPLNVIINWLLIYGNLGFPRLGLQGAAWGTLITRVVVCAAMVLVILFAPFYRRYMAVWRSQWKVSGKTMRELLYIGIPTSLQVTMESGAFAVSAILVGTMGAVSLAAHQIAMSCMSFTFIFSMGLAGAGSIRTSNAYGAADWRRVFIIGKGTLQIALVFGLICVAVFLLSRNILPLAFNNTAQVISLSSTLILFAAIMQVPDAIQANAAGLLRGIKDVYVPTGSIAVAYWVMGLPCGYYLSFHLHMGPIGIWLGFIIGLSVSSLLLTLRFFRMERRQQLQL
- a CDS encoding Crp/Fnr family transcriptional regulator encodes the protein MAQDYTPIEVALKKIFGAGAILEEEEWAELLQIAEVVVCKKNEIILKRNTRAADVLFVAEGILASAFTMNDKTVIGRFFTSPGLCTNFDSLVNQAVSRFQIMSVTPCTIVRIPADKFLHYYYHGRSLGLLLRSNVLGIMAEDIWMTDIKLLSTKEEMVLFMREHYPDVVKEVPYKYMAQFLGITAEAYSRILRKSRYRK